Proteins co-encoded in one Anaerolineales bacterium genomic window:
- a CDS encoding dihydroorotate dehydrogenase-like protein gives MTDLSTTYLGLKLKNPLVAASSPFSKKTDTIRRMEDAGLSAVVMHSLFEEQINHESNALDHFLNYGTESFAEALTYFPDLEHYNLNPDAYLESIRRAREAVQIPVIASLNGITSGGWVDYAQRIEQAGASALELNLYYLPTDPNLSGAELEEEYVRLVRDVAAKVKIPLAVKLSPFFTALPQIGRRMAEAGAGGLVLFNRFYQPDLDLENLEVKPQLVLSTSEDLRLPLRWIAILYGRVKADFALSSGVHAGTDLIKAVMAGASVAMTASALVRNGLTHAGKILKEAEAWMTEREYASVRQMQGSLSQKSVAEPAAFERANYMKALQTYDDRMPR, from the coding sequence ATGACCGATCTTTCCACGACCTACCTCGGCCTGAAGTTGAAAAACCCCCTCGTCGCCGCCTCGTCCCCCTTTTCCAAGAAAACCGATACGATCCGCCGCATGGAAGACGCCGGGCTTTCGGCCGTGGTGATGCACTCGCTGTTCGAGGAACAGATCAACCATGAAAGCAATGCGCTGGACCATTTCCTCAACTACGGCACGGAATCCTTCGCCGAAGCGCTCACCTACTTTCCGGACCTGGAACATTACAACCTCAATCCGGACGCCTATCTCGAATCGATCCGCCGGGCGCGCGAAGCGGTGCAGATTCCGGTCATCGCCTCGCTCAACGGGATCACCAGCGGCGGATGGGTGGATTACGCCCAGCGGATCGAGCAGGCCGGCGCCTCGGCCCTCGAGTTGAACCTGTATTACCTGCCCACCGATCCGAACCTGAGCGGGGCGGAACTCGAGGAGGAATACGTCCGCTTGGTGCGCGACGTCGCCGCCAAAGTGAAGATTCCGCTGGCGGTCAAGCTAAGCCCGTTCTTCACCGCCTTGCCGCAGATCGGGAGGCGGATGGCCGAAGCCGGCGCCGGCGGCCTAGTGCTCTTCAACCGGTTCTACCAGCCGGACCTCGACCTGGAAAACCTTGAGGTTAAGCCGCAGCTTGTGCTGAGCACGTCGGAGGATCTGCGCCTGCCGCTGCGTTGGATTGCTATCCTCTATGGGCGCGTGAAGGCGGATTTCGCGCTCTCAAGCGGAGTCCACGCCGGGACGGACCTGATCAAGGCCGTCATGGCCGGCGCCAGCGTGGCAATGACCGCCTCGGCGCTGGTGCGGAACGGGCTTACCCACGCGGGGAAGATCCTCAAGGAAGCGGAAGCGTGGATGACCGAGCGCGAATACGCCTCGGTCCGGCAGATGCAGGGCAGCCTGAGCCAGAAATCGGTGGCCGAGCCGGCCGCCTTCGAGCGCGCCAATTACATGAAGGCTTTGCAGACGTACGACGACCGGATGCCGCGCTGA
- a CDS encoding glycosyltransferase family 1 protein gives MRILLMTYGTRGDVEPFLALAQGFLKAGHSARLAAPESFAHLAAGSGVEYVPLPGDPARLAAAMARQAGANPLRMIGVMSRFVFPLAAEVYARLREAAPGAEAVVHSFLFTHAGYELARSLGVPDFSAQMFPMFAPTAAFAAPGFPDRPLPGPIRKLTHTLFNNIFRRGGGMLYNLVRRNRPELPPLTGWPFESTADRITPLLFGFSGHVVPRPADWPAWARITGYWQLDPPRDAEIAGGLRRFIETGTPPVFIGFGSYSSQDADRLTKIAREALRLTGQRGILSTGEPSPPAEEQPGDILTVGSISYSWLFPRMGPVVHHGGAGTTGAGLRAGVPNIVIPFTADQPFWAGRVRALGAGPEPIPLRKLTAARLAAAIDRALTDGAMCERCREIGKKIDGEDGVAKAVERITS, from the coding sequence ATGCGCATCCTGCTGATGACTTACGGCACGCGCGGCGACGTGGAACCTTTCCTGGCGCTGGCGCAGGGATTCCTCAAAGCCGGACATTCCGCGCGCCTGGCCGCCCCGGAATCGTTTGCGCATCTTGCGGCGGGGAGCGGCGTCGAGTACGTCCCGCTGCCCGGCGACCCGGCGCGGCTCGCGGCGGCGATGGCCCGGCAGGCGGGCGCAAACCCGCTGCGGATGATCGGCGTGATGTCGCGCTTTGTCTTCCCGCTGGCGGCCGAAGTCTATGCCCGGCTGCGGGAAGCCGCGCCGGGCGCGGAGGCGGTCGTGCACTCGTTTCTTTTCACCCACGCCGGCTACGAGCTCGCGCGGTCGCTTGGCGTGCCGGATTTCTCCGCCCAGATGTTCCCGATGTTCGCCCCGACCGCAGCCTTCGCCGCGCCGGGCTTTCCGGACCGGCCGCTGCCCGGCCCGATCCGCAAGCTGACGCACACACTCTTCAATAATATTTTCCGCCGCGGCGGCGGAATGCTGTACAACCTTGTCCGCCGCAACCGGCCGGAGCTTCCGCCGCTCACCGGCTGGCCTTTCGAGAGCACGGCGGATCGGATTACCCCGCTGTTGTTCGGTTTCAGCGGACACGTCGTCCCGCGTCCGGCGGATTGGCCGGCTTGGGCGCGGATTACCGGATACTGGCAGTTGGATCCGCCGCGGGATGCGGAGATCGCCGGCGGATTGCGGCGCTTCATCGAAACCGGTACGCCTCCGGTTTTCATTGGCTTCGGCAGTTATTCCTCGCAGGATGCAGACCGCCTCACGAAAATTGCGCGCGAAGCGCTCAGGCTTACCGGCCAACGCGGAATCTTGTCCACCGGGGAGCCCTCTCCCCCGGCCGAAGAACAGCCTGGAGACATTCTCACCGTCGGATCGATCTCCTATAGTTGGCTCTTCCCGCGGATGGGCCCGGTCGTGCATCACGGCGGCGCGGGCACGACCGGCGCCGGGTTGCGCGCGGGCGTTCCCAACATCGTGATCCCCTTCACCGCGGACCAGCCGTTTTGGGCCGGGCGCGTGCGCGCGCTGGGCGCCGGGCCGGAGCCGATCCCGCTGCGGAAGCTGACTGCCGCGCGGCTCGCCGCGGCGATCGACCGCGCGCTCACCGACGGGGCGATGTGCGAGCGCTGCCGCGAAATCGGGAAAAAGATCGACGGCGAAGACGGGGTGGCAAAGGCGGTGGAGAGGATCACTTCCTAG